Genomic segment of Rhodothermales bacterium:
GGGAATTCTGCCTCCACATGGGGCTGAAGTTCAAGATCGTGCACCAGCCGTATTCCTTCGAGAAATACGGCACGCTCGGCAAGCTGGTCGATGCCGAGCGGATCCAGTTCCTGGCCTATATCAACACGACCACGAAGTACACGCCGGACCTGAAGGTCTACCGCGGCTTCCACGTCGTGCGCGACCCGCGCGACATCGTCGTTTCGGCGTATTTCTCGCACCTCCACAGCCTCAAGGCCCCGACGTGGGACGAGCTGAACGTGTTGCGCGACAAGCTCTCCGGCCTGAACAAGGAAGAAGGTCTGTTCTTCGAACTCGAATACCTCGGCCAGCAGTTCAAGGAGATGTCGGAGTGGAACTACAACCAGGAGCACATCCTCGAGGTGCGGATGGAGGAGCTGAGCGCCGATCCGCTCGAGGGCTTCCGCCGCATCCTGGAGTTTATGGAGATGTACGACACGACGTCGCGCAGCGGCCTCTCCCGGAGCGCGCACGCGCTGCGGTTATCGATGAACCGGCTGAACCATAAGGGCCGCCGGCACATGCCCGGCAACCTGCCCATGTTCCCGGTGCCGAAACGCCCCGTCTACACCCTGCCCCAGGACGCGCTGGAGAAAATCGCCGACCAGCTCAGCTTCGCGAAGCTCGCCGGCGGACGCACGAAGGGCCAGGAAAACGTAAACAGCCACTACCGGAAGGGCGTGCACGGCGACTGGAAGAATCACTACAACGACGAGCACATCGCGTATTTCAAGGCCCACTACAACGATTTGCTGATCCTGCTCGGTTACGAGAAGGACGGGGACTGGTAGCAAAACCGGGACGGTTTTGCGTTTAAAGAGAAAGGTTCAAGGATCAAGGACGTGGAAAGCCCTTGAACCTTGAACCTTTCTCTTTGAACCCCATCCCATCCCCCAACCCAGTCGCCCGGCGGACGGGTTGCCCCGTCCGCCGGGTCGGGTGCCGCTTACAGCATCGACGCCGTGTGACGGCGTTCGAGCTGGATGACCGGTTTCCCGCACGGAGGAACGATCAGCACCGGCTGCGTCACGCGATGCAGCAGGCGTTCAGTCAGATGCGGGCCGAGTTTGAGGGCCATCCCCGAGCCGCCGTGGCCGGCGAGCAGCACGAGGCCGGCATCCAGCCGGGCCGCATGCTCCGCGATCTGGTTCACCGCGTTGCCGCCCACGACGTAGATCTCGTAGCGCAGGCCGGCCTCGTCCAGATCGGCCAGATGCCGGCGGATCTCGTTCCGGAAGCGCCCACGAATCGTGGGCGACGGCGCCTCCGGGTCCGAGATGCCGAACAGATCGGGCAGCACGAGATCGTTCGCCGCAAACACCACATCCAGCTCGGCCCCGAACGCCAGCGCGAGTTCGCGCGCGGCCTCCAGCGCATCCAGGCTCTGCTGGGAAAAATCGTAGCCGAGCAGCAGCCGGCGCGGCATCGACCACGCCACCCCCTCGTGCACCGCCAGGACCGGCACGTTGATGCGCCGGAGCACTTCCGCCGTCACGCTGCCGACCAGCAATCGGTTGATGCCATTCCGTCCGTGCGTCCCCATCACCACGAGATCCGCCTGGCAGTCCATGGCATAGGTCAGGATCCCGTCGGCGATGCTGTCGCACCGGATATAGTCGTACACGAGCGTCAGCCCGTTGCGGTCGTCGAGCGAGGACGCGCCCTCCACGGCGCGCGACACAAAGGTTTGGAGGTGGTGGATGGTCTGCTCCGGAGCGGCGGCCGGACCCGGCACGACATGCAGGATATGCACCTCGGCGCCGGAACGCCGGCCCAGGTCGTACGCCGGCTGCAGCGCCGCGTCGGCGCACGGGGAAAAATCGGTGGGGAAAAGGATGCGTTTGAACGGCCACATGACGATGCCCTCGCTGCTATGCTTCGCTTCGGGGATCAGGCTGTCCGTAACATACGCCTCATGCATGTCGGCTTCTGGCGGGCAATCCGCCCTTCGCATGTGGGGGCGGATCGGGCATCACGGGGATCCTGTTTTCCGCCGCGTGAGCCGTTGCACGTCGAATGGGTGTTTTCTATTCAGGAGACCGGGCCGCTGCGCGGTGAGCTATTTGCCTTTGCTCCTTTGTTAATAGTTCACAATTGCCTTATTTGGCGATTCAACGCTCCGCTCTCTCCCACGCATCGTTTTTTCCGCTCGCAGCTGCTCCCGCGGCGGCGGCACACCCGGCTTCCGGCCGGATCATACAGGACCCACATGAGCTTCATCGACGCCAGCCTCGATCGCGAAGCGCTCGAGCTATTCCGGGAACGCCATTCCGACCTCCGCACCCTCCAGGACATCGTCCGCATCGACGAGGACGCCTTTGTCGCCCGTTTCGCGGCCGACGACTTCGCCTGCGACGCCCAGCTGGCGCGTCGCGTCCACCAGACTGCCGCCGCCATCCTGGAACGCGCCGCGCTGGTATGGGCCAACCTGAAGGAAGCCGCCTCGCCGCACCTGCGGCAGACGCTTTTCAACAACATTCCGGAGGCGTTCCTTCAGTACCTGTCGGAAATCCCCGACTATCAGCGTCTCTTTGGCAGCCTCGATTACCTGTCGTGCAGCCACGCGGAATCGGTGTATGGGCCGGCCGCCTATTTCGTCGATCTCCTCCGCTTCGTCGACACCCACGTCGCGAGCAATCCGGCCAACCGCATCCCGGACAGCCTGCAGCTGCACAGCCGGCGCCCCGACCTCCGCGCGATCGCACTGGACGAGCCGAACACGACGGGCCTGATCCCCTACATCGACCTCGTCATCGACGTCCTCGAGGCACTGGTACGCACCCGGGAAAACCCGGACGCCTACGCTGCGCTGGTCGATGCCGGCCATCCGTTCGATCTGCCGTTCCATCTGCCCCTCGAGGAGATCCGGGCCTACCTGGACAGGATGAAGACCAGCCTCGGGGCCATCTATGGGGCGTTCGCTCGGCCGGACGCCATCCAGATCCGCGAGCGGCTCGGGCTCTCGCCGGCGGAATTCGACCTGATCGCCGAAGCGAACGACGACGCCGGCGCGCTCGACATCCGGTACGGCGGCGCGGCCGACCTCGCCAATGTGGCCGTCTTCCTGCAGCGAACCGGACTATCGCGGTCCGACCTCAATGCGCTCATCTACCAGGATCTCGACGCGCACGAGTTCAACGCCGGCCTCTCGCGCCTCTTTTTCATCAACCGCGCCGACGACGGCCTCGGGCATCTGGCCATCGAACAGGACCCGACGCGGCCGCTGGACCCGTCCTACGGCTCGGAACGCATCCTCAACCTGAGTCCGCAGAAGCTCGACCGGATCTACCGGTTCGTCAAACTCGCCCGCAAGCTCGACTGGTCGTTCGACGATCTCGACTGGGCGCTCCGTTCGTTCGGCCCCTCATTCGAACCGGAGGCATCGCTTTCGTTCGACGGCATCAACGACGTGGTGACGATCGGAAACGCGCCGGCCGACCTGGTCGGCGACACGTTCACCATCGAAGCCTGGGTCAATCCGGCGCACGCCGGCATCCATCCTATTCTGGCCAGGGGGACGAGCGCCGGCCAGAAGGAACACGCCATCCATTTCGTGCTCTGGATCGACAGCGAGGGCCGTCTCGCGCTGTTCGACAAGCCCCTGTTTACCGCCGACGACAAGGCGCTCGAGGGCAAGACCGGCGCCGACCTCCGCGACGCGGCCGACGGCCTGTCGTACCTCCGGAGTCAGCAGACGCTGCCGATGGGCGTCTATTCCCACGTAGCGGTTTCGGTCCGCAAGGGGGATGTGGTGTTCGTCATCGACGGCGTGGCCACGCCGGCCGAAAACCCGCAGCGGCTGTCGTTCGCGCCGCTCGGGGAAGACCTCGAGATCGGCCGCGACCTCAACAGCTGTGTGTTCGAGGGCCTGATCAAGGACGTGCGCCTGTGGGCCACCGACCGGAAGCCGGACGAGATCGCGCGCGACCGCTACCGCCGGCTCAGCGGCTCGGAGGAGCACCTCGCGGGCTACTGGCCGCTCGCGCCGTCGCTCTCGGGCCGGCTCCACGACCACACCCCCGGCGCCCGGCACGGCATCGCCGGCGGCGACGTGCTCGCCATGCAGCCGGCGTGGATCCCGTACCCGCTCGTGCTCGACCCGCCGCCCCGGTCCGCCGGCCTACACTTCGACGGCATCGAGCAGTACCTGTGCGCGCGCAGCGTCGACGACTACGCCGCGTTCGGCGCGCTGACGATCGAGGCCTCGGTGCATCTCGAGTCGCTCCGCGATCAGGTCCTCATCGCCAAGGGCAGCGAGCCGTCTAAACAGCTGCAGTTTCTGCTGGGTCTGGACGCGTCGGGACGGCTCATCTTCCGCACCAGCGCCCTGCCCGGACGCGTCGTCGCCAGCGAAGGCGTCCTCGCTCCCGGCGCGCTGCGGCATGTCGCCGTAACCCTGGTGAACAAGCGGATCTCGTTCTGGATCGACGGCCAGGCCGCCGGCGCCACGGAGCTCGATGCCACCCTGTCGCTCTCGCCGCGCGGCAACAGCCTCTTTATCGGAAGCGACTTTTCCGGCGCATTCGCGCACGGCCAGATCGGCGAAGTGCGCGTGTGGAACCGATCCGTCCCCAGCGCCACGCTGCGCCGGCACATGCACCGGGAAGTCCCGCCCGAAGAACGCGAAGGCCTCGTGGGCTACTGGCGGCTCGACCGGATCGAGACGG
This window contains:
- a CDS encoding sulfotransferase domain-containing protein encodes the protein MTATDVIANPTEHDIQRAEKRPNDPFPLRMFFGHHKCASGWIDNILREFCLHMGLKFKIVHQPYSFEKYGTLGKLVDAERIQFLAYINTTTKYTPDLKVYRGFHVVRDPRDIVVSAYFSHLHSLKAPTWDELNVLRDKLSGLNKEEGLFFELEYLGQQFKEMSEWNYNQEHILEVRMEELSADPLEGFRRILEFMEMYDTTSRSGLSRSAHALRLSMNRLNHKGRRHMPGNLPMFPVPKRPVYTLPQDALEKIADQLSFAKLAGGRTKGQENVNSHYRKGVHGDWKNHYNDEHIAYFKAHYNDLLILLGYEKDGDW
- a CDS encoding universal stress protein, which produces MHEAYVTDSLIPEAKHSSEGIVMWPFKRILFPTDFSPCADAALQPAYDLGRRSGAEVHILHVVPGPAAAPEQTIHHLQTFVSRAVEGASSLDDRNGLTLVYDYIRCDSIADGILTYAMDCQADLVVMGTHGRNGINRLLVGSVTAEVLRRINVPVLAVHEGVAWSMPRRLLLGYDFSQQSLDALEAARELALAFGAELDVVFAANDLVLPDLFGISDPEAPSPTIRGRFRNEIRRHLADLDEAGLRYEIYVVGGNAVNQIAEHAARLDAGLVLLAGHGGSGMALKLGPHLTERLLHRVTQPVLIVPPCGKPVIQLERRHTASML